One region of Juglans microcarpa x Juglans regia isolate MS1-56 chromosome 7S, Jm3101_v1.0, whole genome shotgun sequence genomic DNA includes:
- the LOC121241243 gene encoding 3-hydroxyisobutyryl-CoA hydrolase 1-like, producing MAPLTSAKPDEDQVLVEERSSARILTLNRPRQLNALSFQMVSRLLELFIAYEEDSNVKLVIVKGKGRAFCAGGDVVAVIQDCNKGDWRFGANYFRKEFLLNYIMATYRKPQVSILNGIVMGGGAGASIHGRFRVATENSVFAMPETGLGLFPDVGASYFLSRLQGFFGEYVGLTGTRLDGAEMLACGLATHFVPSVRLSLLEEALLKLDSSDPAIVSATIDKYSQRPYLKEQSAYHRLDLIDRCFSRRTVEDILSALEREALNKNDDWISATIKSLKEASPTSLKVSLRSIRQGRLQGVGQCLVREYRMVCHILRGNVSWDFFEGSRAILLDKDKNPKWKPSKLELVSEDMVDSYFSMLDDEDWEDLKFPARSNLPVSAIAKL from the exons ATGGCTCCACTCACTTCAGCCAAACCCGACGAGGACCAG GTTCTGGTTGAAGAGAGGTCTTCTGCAAGAATATTGACATTGAATAGACCTAGACAATTGAACGCCCTTTCATTTCAAATG gtTTCTCGGTTATTGGAACTTTTCATTGCCTATGAAGAGGATTCAAATGtcaagttggtaattgtgaag GGAAAGGGGAGAGCATTTTGTGCTGGTGGTGATGTTGTAGCTGTGATTCAGGATTGTAATAAAG GTGACTGGAGATTTGGTGCAAATTATTTTCGGAAGGAGTTCCTCTTAAATTACATCATGGCAACCTATCGTAAACCCCAG GTTTCAATTCTTAATGGAATTGTGATGGGAGGTGGAGCCGGTGCTTCAATTCACGGTAGATTCCGGGTTGCAACAGAGAATTCg GTCTTTGCAATGCCAGAAACAGGTTTGGGGCTCTTCCCAGATGTAGGTGCCTCTTATTTCTTGTCCAGACTCCAAGGATTCTTTG GAGAATATGTTGGCCTTACCGGCACTAGGTTGGATGGTGCTGAAATGCTTGCGTGTGGCCTTGCAACTCACTTTGTCCCCTCAGTG AGATTGTCTCTGTTGGAAGAGGCACTGCTCAAGTTAGATTCAAGTGATCCAGCCATTGTTTCTGCAACCATTGACAAATACTCACAGCGACCTTATTTGAAAGAGCAAAGTGCATATCACAG ATTGGATCTAATTGATAGGTGCTTCTCTCGAAGAACAGTTGAAGATATTTTATCTGCCCTT GAGAGAGAGGCATTGAATAAGAACGATGATTGGATATCTGCGACAATTAAGTCACTGAAGGAAGCATCTCCAACGAGCCTTAAGGTTTCTCTGAGATCG ATTAGACAAGGAAGGCTCCAGGGTGTCGGTCAATGCCTTGTTCGCGAGTATAGAATGGTTTGTCATATCCTACGAGGGAATGTCAGCTGGGATTTCTTTGAG GGCAGTAGAGCTATACTGCTGGACAAGGATAAGAACCCAAAG TGGAAGCCCTCTAAGTTGGAGCTTGTTAGTGAGGATATGGTCGACTCATACTTCTCTATGTTGGATGATGAAGATTGGGAAGATTTGAAGTTCCCTGCAAGATCCAATTTGCCTGTATCTGCCATTGCAAAGCTTTAA